Proteins encoded by one window of Nicotiana tabacum cultivar K326 chromosome 10, ASM71507v2, whole genome shotgun sequence:
- the LOC107817001 gene encoding uncharacterized protein LOC107817001, with the protein MDRLAKFGIQVQVDCIFCGKAKETFDHLYFDCHSTKKLWERILKWLEHTRLIGDWYHKLIWISSMAKKKECKAEMITAAFTMVVYCIWRERNSMRFNNGGYNIDEVCKEIAMHIHIQGRRKSNGGQD; encoded by the coding sequence ATGGATAGGCTTGCTAAATTTGGTATTCAAGTGCAAGTGGATTGTATTTTCTGTGGAAAAGCTAAGGAAACATTTGATCACCTCTATTTTGATTGTCATAGTACCAAAAAACTGTGGGAAAGGATATTGAAATGGCTGGAGCATACAAGACTGATAGGGGACTGGTACCATAAGCTGATATGGATTAGTAGCATGGCAAAGAAGAAAGAGTGTAAGGCAGAAATGATCACGGCAGCCTTTACAATGGTTGTGTACTGCATATGGCGTGAAAGAAATTCGATGAGATTCAACAATGGGGGATATAATATTGACGAAGTCTGTAAGGAAATTGCAATGCATATACACATACaaggaaggagaaaatcaaatggAGGCCAGGATTAG